Below is a genomic region from Streptomyces sp. NBC_00461.
ACCCCTGGGACCGGACCAAGATCGGCACGGTCGGTCAGCCGCTGCCGGGCTCGGTGGTCCGGATCGCGGACGACGGCGAGGTTCTGCTGCACGGCGAGCACCTGTTCAAGGGGTACTGGAACAACGAGCAGGCGACCGCGGAGGCGCTGGCCGACGGCTGGTTCCACACCGGTGACATCGGCACCCTCGACGAGGACGGGTACCTCAGGATCACCGGCCGCAAGAAGGAGATCATCGTCACCGCGGGCGGCAAGAACGTCGCCCCGGCCGTGATCGAGGACCGCATCCGGGCGCACGCCCTGGTCGCGGAGTGCATGGTGGTGGGCGACGGGCGGCCGTTCGTGGGCGCGCTGGTCACCATCGACGACGAGTTCCTGGGCCGATGGGCCGATGAGCACGGCAAGCCGGTGGGCTCCACCGCGGCGTCGCTGCGCCAGGACCCGGACCTGCTGGCCGCGATCCAGTCGGCGGTCGACGACGGCAACGCCGCGGTGTCGAAGGCGGAATCGGTGCGGAAGTTCCGCATTCTGTCCTCCCAGTTCTCCGAGGAGTCCGGTCACCTCACGCCGTCGCTCAAGCTCAAGCGCAATGTGGTGGCGAAGGACTACGCGGACGAGATCGAGGCGATCTACCAGAAGTAGTACGCCGAGCAGTACGCCCCGGTCGTACGGCTCATGGCGCGGTGTCCTCCACGAGGACCCGCGCCATCGTGCGTTCCGCGAGCGCGGTGATCGTCACGAACGGGTTCACGCCGATCGAGCCGGGCACCAGCGAGCCGTCGGTGACGTACAGCTTCGAATAGCCCTTCACCCGGCCGTAGTCGTCGGTCGCCTTCCCCAGTACGCAGCCGCCGAGCGGGTGGTAGCAGAAGTCGTCGGCGAAGACCTTGCCGGCCGAGCCGAACAGGTCGTAGCGGTAGATCGTGGCGTTGGCCGAGTTGATCCGGTCGAACAGCTTCTTGGCCATGGCCACCGAGACGGCGCTCTGCGCGGCACTCCAGCCGAGCTTGACCCCGTCGCTCGCGGCGTCGTACGTGAACGTCGCCCGTTCCCGGTTCCTGGTGATCGCCAGATAGAGGCTGACCCAGGTCTCGAACCCGATGGGCAGCGGGGCGATCTCGGCGAAGACCGGGTTGTCCGCGTTGGCCCAGTCGTCGATGCCCATGACCGGCATGGTCGACTGGTTGGCGCCGGTGGTGTCCCAGATGTGGTTGGCGCGGCCCAGCATGGTGTTGCCGTTGGTGCCCCAGCCGGCGCCGACGCTGGAGTCGAGCGCGGACAGGGCGCCGGTGTCCCGGGCCCGGACGAGGAGTTCGGTGGTGCCGACGCTGCCGCCGCCCAGGAAGAGATACGTGCAGTTGTACTGCTTGGTCTCGACGACCGCGCCGGAGTTGTCGATCCGGTCGGCGGTCAGGACCCAACTCCCGTCGCCCGCCCGGCTGATGGCCTTCACCCGCTCCAGGGTGTTGATGGTGACGTTCCCGGTGCCGAGCGCCGACGCCAGGTACGTCGTGTCCAGGCTCCGCTTGCCGTGGTTGTTGCCGTAGATGACCTCCTGCCCGAGCGCGGACCTGGTCGCCGTACCGGCCGCCTCGCGCTCCATGTAGCCGAAGTCGTAGACGTTCGGCACGAAGGTGGTCTTCAGGCCGGCGTTCGCCGCGGCCTTCCGTGAGGTCCGGGTGAACCGGTACCACTCCGTCGACTCGAACCAGGTGGGGTCGACGCTGTTGACACCCAGCTCGGAACGGGCGCGCGGGAAGTACGTGTGGTACATCTCGCCCGCGTCCACGGTGGGAAACTGCTCGCTGAAGTACGACCGGAGCGGGGTGACCGCCATGCCGCCGTTGACCAGGGAGCCTCCGCCGACCCCGCGGCCCACGTACACGGACATGTGGTCGAAGTGCACGCGGTCCAGGACGCCGGGGTACGCGCTGATGTCCCTGTTGACGAGGTCCAGCCACAGGAAGGTGGCCAGCGGCGCCTCGGTGCGGGTGCGGAACCACATGGAGCGCTGGTCGGGGGCGGCGGTGGAGCAGAAGACCTTGCCGTCGGTGCCGGGGGTGTTCCACAGCCGGCCCATCTCGAGGACGAGGGTGCGGATGCCGGCCTGGCCGAGGCGGAGGGCGGCGACGGCCCCGCCGTAGCCCGAACCGACCACGATCGCCGGGGCGTTGTCGACGGCGGCCGCTTCCTCGGCGGCCTGCGCCGACTGGAGGCCGATACGGGTGAGACCGGCCGCGGCGGCCGCCTGGAGGGCTGCCATGCCCAGGATTTGACGTCTCGTCAGCTGACGCTTCATCAGTTTTGCTGTCATGCGCGCAGCATGTGCGGATTATTCGGTTCCGCCTAGGGGCTGCGCCGGTTTTGGGGCGCCATCCGGGGTGCCGGGTGCCCAGTCGGGCGGGTGCGGGCAGGGTGTGGCTGGTCGCGCCCACGCGGCGGAGCCGCATATCGACACAGCCCCGCGCCCCTAAAGGAGCGCCTTCAGCTTCTCGGCGAGTAGATCCCACCGCCACTTCTCCTCGACCCACTCCCGGCCCCGCTCGCCCATGCGTCGCCGTAGCTCCGCGTCGCCGAGCAGGACGACGATGCGGTCGGCGGCCTCCTCGGGGGAACCGCCCCGCACCACCCAGCCCGTCTCGCCGTCCAGCACGGCGTCGGGAGCGCCGCCCGAGTCGCCCGCCACGACCGGCAGCCCTGTCGCCGAGGCCTCCAGGTAGACGATGCCGAGACCCTCGACGTCGAGGCCTCCCCGCCGCGTCCGGCACGGCATGGCGAAGACGTCGCCGGCGCCGTAGTGCGCGGGCAGCTCCGACCAGGGCACCGCACCCGTGAAGCGCACGGAACCGGCGACCCCGGTCTCCTGGGCCAGCTTGCGCAGGTCCTTCTCGTAGGGGCCGCCGCCGACGATCAGCAGCACCGCTTCCGGCTCGGCGGCCAGGACGCGGGGCATGGCGAGGATGAGGGTGTCCTGGCCCTTGCGCGGCACCAGCCGGGACACGCACACGACCACCGGCCGGTCCGTCAGCCCCAGCCGTGCCCGGACCGCGTCGCCGCCCGAGGCCGGATGGAAGGTCTTCTCGTCGACGCCCGGCGGCAGTTGCGCCATCCGGCCGGCCGCGTCCGGGGTCAGAGCGGCGGCGATCCGCGAGCGCGTGTACTCGCCGAGGTAGGTGATCGTGTCCGTCGACTCCCCGATCCGGCGCAGCAGCTGCCGCGCGGCCGGCAGCTGCGCCCAGCCCGCCTCGTGGCCGTGGGTCGTGGCCACCAGCCGCTCGGCGCCCGCCTTCCTGAGCGCCGGCGCCATCAGCCCGAGCGGCGCCGCCGCCCCGAACCACACCGACGTGCACCCGTGCTCCCGCAGCAGGCCCACGGCCCGCCGGGTCACGCCCGGCGTGGGCAGCAGCATCGTCGTACGGTCGCGTACGACGGCGAAGGGCTGCTCGGCGTCGAAGGCGGCCGTCGCCTCGACGCCCTCCCGGCCGCGCTTCCAGGTGGAGGCGTAGACGACGACGCGCTCGGGGTCCAGGCGCAGTGCCATGTTGTGCAGGAACGCCTGGATGCCGCCCGGGCGGGGCGGGAAGTCGTTCGTCACAATGAGGGTCTTGTGCATCGCCGCCGACCCTACCCAACGGGAGCACACCGCCCGGCACGGCCACGTTTATGGCACGCACACAGCCCGGCAGGACATCATGTTCCCCTCAAGGCGGGACGCGGACGAACAGGGGCTCCGGTGGACATTGCGGGTACGAGGCGGTCCCTGGCGGGGCTGCTGGGGGCCTGGGGCCTGACCAGGCTGGTCCTGCTGCTGTTCGTGTTCAAGGTGTTCGTCTTCCCGGGCCCGGACGTGACGACCGACGTGTCCGTGATCTACCAGGGCTGGTACGAGACCCTGCGGCACGGCACCTTCCCGCTGGACGACGTCACCTGGCAGTACCCGCCCGCGGCCGCCCTGGCGATCCTCTCGCCCGCGCTGCTGGGCTTCCTGGCGTACACGAAGGCCTTCTTCGTCCTCGCCTTCCTCGCGGACCTTGTCGTCCTGTCACTGCTCGTGTACGCGGGCCTGCGCCCCGGCAAGACGCTGCGCGGAGCCTGGGTGTGGGTGGTGGGCGTACCGCTGCTCGGACCGACCGTGTACGCACGCTACGACGTGATGGTCACGGCCGTGGCCGTGGCGGGGCTCCTGGCGGGCGCCCGGCATCCCCGCGTGATGGGCGTCCTCGTCGGCTTCGGGGCGATGTTGAAGGTGTGGCCGGCGCTGCTGCTGCTCGGCGCCCGCAAGCGCGGTGCGTGGGCCTGGGCGGCGGTGACCGCGGCCGCGCTGGCGGTGGCGTTCGCGGTGAGCATGCCCGGTGCCTTCGCCTTCGTGACCTTCCAGCGCAACCGCGGCACCGAGGTGGAGTCGCTGGGCTCCCTGGTCATCCACGTCGCCCGGCAGTTCGGCTGGAACGGCCAGGTGCTGCTGAACTACGGCTCGATCGAGTTCCTCGGCCCCTGGGTGACCGTCATCAGCTCGGCCGCCCTGTTCCTCACCGGCGTGGCCTTCGGCTGGCTGCTGCTGTGGCGGCTGATGGCGACGCGGTTCCTGCCGAACACGCTCGCCGACGCGGCCTTCACGGCGGTGCTGATGTTCACGGTCACCAGCCGGGTGATCAGCCCGCAGTACATGGTGTGGCTGGTCGGCACGGCGGCCGTCTGCCTGTGCTTCCGCAGCAGCCGGATGGGGCTGCCCGTGGGCCTGGTCCTCGCGGCCGCCTTCGTGACGGTGCTGGAGTTCCCCGTCTGGTTCCAACACGTGGTCGCGAGCGACACCCTCGGCGTCACCCTCCTGGTCGTCCGAAACGGCCTGCTGGTCGTCGCCGCCCTGCTCGCCGCCGTGGAGCTGTGGCAGTCGACGGTCTCCCGCGAGCCGGTACCGTCCCTGCCCGCCCAGGCGACCCGCACGAGGGAGACGTCGACCTCGTCCTGACGCCGGCGCGCCGGAAGAGCACGGCCACCACCGCGCACTGCACGACCATCGAGAGCGCCAGCGCCAGACACACCCCGGGCAGCCCGAGCCCCGACAGGCCGTACGCCAGCGGCAGTTGGACCGCCGTGCCGAGCAGCGTCACCCGCAGCAGCACCGGCGCTTCCCCGCTGCCCTCGAAGACGCCGCCGAGCGCGATGAAGCAGGCCATCAGCAGCAGATAGGGCCCGACGCAGCGCAGGAACAGCACACCGGCGTGCTCGACGCCGGCTCCCGCGCCGAAGACGGCCATGATCCATGGAGCGGCAACGGACAGCACCACGACCGCCCCGAGCCCGACCGCCCCCGACACGAGCACCGCCTGCCGTCCGACGCCCCGGCGCTCGTCCCGCCCGGCACCGCGCAGATGGGCGGTGTGGATGGAGGCGGCCTGCCGCACCGCGTAGAACGCCATGGTGGCGACGTACATGACCTTGTACGCGATCGAGTACGCGGCGACGGCCGTCACCCCGAGCCGCGCCACGATCGCGACCAGGACCAGCGCCCCGCCCTGCCGCACGGTGAAGTCGGCGGACATGGGCAGCCCCGTCGCCAACGTCCGCCGCAGCGCCGCCCCGACCGGCTCGGCGGCCCGGACCCCGACAGCCGTACGCAGCAAGGCGTTCCGCCGCAGCACGACGAGTCCGACCCCGAGGGCCGCGCATCGACACAGCACCGTCGACGCGGCAGCACCCCGCACTCCGTACAGCTGGACCAGGAACGGATCGCAGGCCAGGATCAGCCCGTTCGCGAGCAGCGCGAGCCGCATCGGGGTCCTGGTGTCGCCGGCGCCCTTGAGGATGCCGTCGACGAGGTTCTGCGCGAAGAAGACGGCGATGCCCGGCAGGGAGATCCCGAAGTAGGCGACCGCGAGCGACAGCGCCGCGCCCTCGCCCCCGCCGAGCACCAGCCGGGCCAGCGGCTCCCGCAGCAGCAGGCCGCCCACCACGACGACCGGCGTGACCAGCCCGCACAGCGCCCATCCCCCGCGCACCGCCGCCCGCACCGCCGCCGGATCGCGCGCTCCCCGGGCATGGGCGACCAGCACGGTCGTGCCGGAGGCGAAGACCAGCGAGACCCCGAGCAGCACGTTCTCGGTGTTGGTCGCCACAGCCACGGCGGCCACGGCCGCACCGCCGAGCCGGGAGACCCAGACCGTGTTGATGATCCCGGCGGCGACGGTGGCGAGGAGCGAGAAGTAGACGGGGTGGGCGAGCGAGACGAGCTGTTTGCGATGAGCGTTCATGGATCTTCCCCCTGCGAGCCAGGACCCCTCGATACGAGCTACCTCGAATAGAGGTAGCTCGATAAGAGGTACCATGACCTCGTCGCGCCCGCAAGAAGACCCACAAGGGAGGGACAGGTGCTCGAGCTCTCGATCCTCGGCTTCCTGGCCGAACAACCGCTGCACGGCTACGAGTTGAAGGAGCGCATCAAGGGCCTGAGCGGCCACGTCCGCCCGGTCAGCGACGGCGCCCTCTACCCGGCCCTCACCCGTCTCGTCGAGGCGGGCAAGCTCGACCAGAGAACCGAGCCGGGCACGAGTGCGGCGCCGCGGCGCATGCTCTCCCTCACCGACAAGGGCCGCGAGGACCTGCTCCAGCGCCTGCGCCACCCCAAACAGGCGGAGATCACGGACCAGGTCCGCTTCAACACGGTCCTGGCGTTCCTACGGCAGCTGCCGGACCGCCGCGAGCAGGCCGAAGTGCTGCGTCGCCGGCTGGAGTTCCTGGAGACGCCGACGAGCTTCTTCTACGACAGCGGAAGGCCCGTGCGCGCGGAGGAGACGGACGACCTGTTCCGGCAGGGCATGCTGCGGGTCGCGCGGGCCACCGGCGAGGCCGAGCGGGCATGGCTGAGGGAGGCCATCTCGCTGCTGGATCAGCCGAGTTGAGCCTGGAGGTAGTCCCGCCACTGCGCCGTGAACTTCTCCGGTGTGGTGCCGAGCACCTTCTTCAGTGCGTTCTCGACGGACCCCGAACGCTGCTGGTGGTCGCCCACGGCGCGGTAGAACCGGCCGAGCCGCTCCTGGCCCCACTGCCCGGCGATCATCCGACAGGCCATCCAGCCGGCCTCGTAGGACTGCGCGAGCTTCGTGGCGTCACCGCTGAAGCCGAAGTCCCTGTCGGTGGGCAGGTTGTCCGGCACACGCCCCTCGTTCACCGCGCGCGCCAGCTCCGGCGCCGCCTCGGAGGGGGTGCGGGTGGTGCCGAGGTAGCCGATCCAGTCGGCGTAGCCCTCGGACAGCCACAGCGGGGTGGCGGCGGTGGTGTGGGCGCGGGTGGCGACGTGGGTGGTCTCGTGGGTGAGCACGACCTGCTTGCCCAGGGGCCCGAGCAGGGCGTACGCGTCAGGGTTGACGATGATGCGGTCCGCGGGCGCGTTCGGCGGACCGCCCACCTCGCCCGTGGTGACCGCCGCGATCCCCCGGTACTGGGACGCGGGCGAGCCGAGCAGCCCCGCCATGCCCTCCACCGACCCCGGGACCAGCACCACGACCTGCCCGGTCCACTCCAGGCCCCAGGCCCCGGACACGGCCGGCACCGCCTTGTCCGCGAGGTCGGCGTACGTGTGCAGCGCCTCGCTGGACTGTCCGGTGCCGAGGACGAGGCTGTGCCTGCCGCGCACGACGGTCACCCCGCCCTGGTCCCACAGCTGCTGGGCGGCCTTCTTGGCGGGCTTGTCGGCGTCGACGTACCACTGCCCGTCCGTCTCCCGGGAGAGGGTCAGCGTGCGGCCCACGGTGACAGGCGCCTTGTCGTATCCCTCGATGCGGTAGCGCAGTTCGGCGGCGGCTGTGGCCTCGTCGCCGGTGCGGTGCAGGGCGGTCACGCGGTACGACCAGGCCGCGAGGGGCACCCCGCGGAGGTTCTCGAACCAGCCGAGCTCACCCGTCGTCAGGAAGGCGCCCCGGTCGCGGTCGAGGACGGCGGTGGACCGCCGGTCCAGGACGCGCTGCAGATCTGCCTTGGCGGTGTCGCCCACGGGTCTGCCGCCGCACGCCACCAGAGAGACGAGCAGCAGCACCAGCACCACCAGTGCGGACCTCGATGCCCGCCTACGACCAGCCACCTTTCCGATCGTACGGCCGACAGGGTGGTTGGTCAGACCCTCGTGACCGAGGACACCGGCAACATGTTCACCGGGTCGTAGCGCACGGGCGCGCCGGGATAGGGCGCATGGATCACCTGGCCGTTGCCCATGTACATCGCGACATGGCTGGCGTCGGACCGGTAGGTGACCAGGTCGCCGGGGCGCGCCTGGGAGAGCGGGATCTGCCGGCCGGCGTACCGCTGCTCCTGCGAGGTGCGCGGCAGCTGGACGCCGGCGCGCGCGTACGACCACTGCATCAGGCCCGAACAGTCGAAGCCGGAGGGGCCGGTGGCGCCCCAGATGTACGGCGTCCCGAGCGCGGAGCGGGCGGCGGCGATCGCGGCGGCCGCGCGGGCCGAGGCCGGGAGGGCGCCGCCGAGGCCGGGGATGTCCCCGCGGTCGCCGCGGGAGGCACGGTCGTAGGCGGCGCGTTCCCCGTACGGAAGGGAGTTGAGCAGCCGGCGTGCCTTGGCGAGCTTCTTCTCGACGGTCTCCTTGTGGGCGGCGACGGCCTTGCGGTTCCTGGTCAGCTCGGCGAGCTTGCCGACCGCCTCGACGCGCTCCTGGGCGAGTTCGCGCATCGCGGACTGCAGGTCCCTGAGTTCACCTGCCTCATGGGCGGTGATGCGGTCGAGGACGGAGGCCTTGTCGAGGTAGTCGGCCGGGTCGTCGGAGAACAGCAGGGCGAGGGCCGGGGCGAGGCCGCCGGAGCGGTACTGGGCGCCGGCCAGCGAACCGAGCGACTCCCGCATGGTGTTGATGCGCTGCTGCTGCCGGGCGATGCGGTCCTGCGCGTCGTTAACCTGCCTGCGCAGCGTGTCGGCGGTCTCGTCGGCCTTGTTGTAGGCCTCGGTCGCCTTCTCGGCATCCTCGTAGAGGCGGTCCACCTCGGCCCTGGTCGTGTCGTGCGGAGCGGCGGTCGCCGGCACGGCGCCGAGGGCGGAGGCCGCGGCGGACAGCACACACAGGGCGGCCCCGGCCCCCCGGTTGAACCCGGACGTCGGTGCAAGACGGCGATGAGACCCCACGGGAAGCCGCACTCCTTCCGCTGGCGACAAGGACTGCCTCCCCGCCTCAGCAGGGAAACGCGGCAGACAGTAGCCCCGCGGCGGGCCGACGGCCAAAGACCTCCATGGCCACACAACGTGACGCCCCGCCTCTGACGCAGGTCATCGGCGGGGCGTGGGGTCAGCGTGGGGTCGCGCAATTCGCCCGTTCGGGCGGCACGGTCAGATCCGGACGCCGAACTGGAACGGCATGTTGCCGATCGACTCGTAGCGCACGACGGTGCCGGTACGCGGGGCGTGGATCACCTGGCCGTTGCCCGCGTAGAGACCGACGTGGTGCTGGTCGCCGTAGAAGATGACGAGGTCGCCGACCTTGAGCTGGCTCTCGCTGTAGATCCGCGTGCCCGCGTTGGCCTGGGCCTGCGAGGTGCGCGGGATGGAGACACCGGCCTGGGCGTAGGCCCAGGAGGTGAGGCCCGAGCAGTCGTAGGAGGCGGTGCCGGTGGCGCCGTAGACGTACGGCTTGCCGAGCTGGCTCTGGGCGGCCGAGAAGGCGGCGGCCGCGCGGCCGGAGGCGGCGGGCGCGTCGCCGAGGTCCACACGCTCCGCGGAGGAGCGGCTGGCGCGGCTGTCCGCGGCGGCGAGCGCCGCCCGCTCCGAGGCCGTCAGGGTGTTGAGCAGCTTCTGCGCCTCGGCGAGCTTGCCCTGGACCTGCTTCTTCTTCTTGGCCAGCTCGGTGCGGGTGGAGGCGAGGTCCTTGAGCTTGTCGGAGGCCTCGGAGCGCTCCTGCGCGAGTTCGCGCTGCTTCTCCTGGATCTTCTTCAGCGCCTCGACCTGCTGGGCGCTGAGCTGGTCGGCGGTGGAGGCCTTGTCCAGGTAGTCGTCCGGGTTCGACGACAGGAAGAGCTGGAGCGAGGAGTCGATGCTGCCCGTGCGGTACTGGGCGGCCGCTGCCAGCCCTATCGAGTCGCGCAGCTCGTTGAGGTCGTCCTGGCCGCGGGCCACGTTGTCCTGGATGGTGGAGATCTCCTTCTGGAGCTTCTCCTGCTTCTCCTTGGCGCCGTTGAGCTTCTCGGTGGCCTGCTCGGCCTGCTCGTAGAGAGCGTCGACCTTCGCCTTGACCTCGTCCTTGGAGGGCTTCTCACTCGGCGCGGCGTTGGCGGCCTGGGCGCTGAAAGCAACGGCGGCAGCAGCTGCGGTGGTGAGCACGGTCACGCGAGTGCGGCTCGGCTGCTTGGGTCGACGGTGGGACGCCACGGACGCGGGCTCCTTCTTGAGAGTGATCACCCGTTCGGAGGTTCGGCCCGACCCTAGTGACCATCCTGTGATCAGATCAAATCCTCACACAAAAAAATCCCGTCACGCAATGCATTCTTTGCACACAACGCACATGCAGTGATGCGCGGTTGACGCTACGTTGCGTGACGATCCCGCCAATTCGGTCATTAAACCTAGAAGTTCGACCTTCGGGACATGCGCTCAGGTCAGCCGCTTCAGGAGCATCGCCGAGGCGACCGGACGCGCCCCCGCACGAGCCACTCCGTCGGCCACCTCGCGGTCGGTGGAAGCCACGATGACGGGCCGGCCGGGCGGCTCGGCGCGCACCAGCTGGCGGATCAACTCGTCGGCGGTCACGCCGGGTTTGGAGAACAGCACCCGGACCCCGCGCGGCGGCGCGAGCAGCACGGGAGCGGCCAGCTCGGCCCCGTCGAAGACGCAGGTGACCTCGGCGCCGCTCTGCGCGGCGAGCTGCGAGAGCTGCCCCAGGAGCCTCAACCGCTGCTTTTCCAGGGGCATTTGGGGATAGCCGGTCTTGGTGACGTTGTAGCCGTCGACGACCAGGTGCGCCTGCGGCAGCGCGAGCAGCTGGTCCAGGATCGCGGGGTCGTTTTCGGACAGTGCCCGCGCGGCGATGTCCTTCGGTGTCATTCGTCCCGGTTCGACCGCATCGACGGTCTCGGCCGGCCGGACGGACACGGGTGGCAACGCCAGCTCCCGGCGCAGCCCCTGGGCCGCGTCCAGCACGGTGTCCAGAAGCAGTCGTACGCGCATGTCCTCGACGCTGCGCCCCTCGCGCGCTGCTTTGCGCGTGGCCTCCAGGGCCGCCTCCGCCTCCCCGAGCCGCGACTTCAGGCGCCGGGTCTCGCTCTCGGCGGCGGACAGCTGTGCCTGCCCCTCGGCGCGTGCGGCCTCCATCTCGCCCTGTGTCTTGCGCAGGGCGGCCTCGCGCCGCTTGACGTCGCTGTGGGCGGCACGCAGCTTCCGGTGCAGCGAGTCGGCCTCCTTCTTGGTGGCCTCCAGCTCGGCCCGCAGCCGCTCGGTGTCGGCCCGGGTCTGCTCCCGGGCGCGGTCGAGCTCCTCGCGCAGCCGCTCCAGCTCGGCCCGGCTCTCCTCGTCGGCGCGCTCGGCATCGGCCCGCTGGGCCTCCTCGCCGGCCGCGGTGACGAGCTTGACCCAACCGGTGGGCCGCAGAACATAGGCCGCGGCCGCCACATCGAGCGGATCCGCGGCCGGGGGCGGCGAGCCGGAGTCGAGAGCGCCGGTGATTTCCGGCTGGGCCTCTCTCAGCTTCTCCCCGATGCGCTGCCGGAACAGCGGATCGGTCTCCAGTGCGGCCGCCATCGCGTTGCCGGCGAACTTGGCCCGCCGGTTCGGCGCGAAGCGGGCGTACTGCCTGAGCTGTGCGGGCAGTTCGCCGACGGTCAGCCCGCCGAACCCGTCCGAGACGATCTGGACGACCCTGCGGCGCACTCCGTCGGGCAGCGGACGGTCAAGCACCTCGGCGGTGCCGTCGCCCGGCCCCCCGCCTGTGGTCTCCGCCATCCGTCACACCCCAATACCTGTGGGGCCGCTCCGCTCAGGAGTCGGCGCCCGGCCTGTCCACGAGTTCCACCTGATCCACCGCGTTGCACCACCGGCAGCGCACCGACTCGATGGTCTCACTGACCACCTCGCGCTCCTCGACCTTCGGGTCGCCCGCCAGATCGAGGTGGACGTACTCGACGACCTTGGACGAGCGGGTCACGTCGAAGCGCGTGAGGTTGCCGCAGAAGGTGCAGCGCCACCGCGTGGAGGCGGTCGGCAGGGGAACCGTCATCGTGCCTGTGCTCTTTCCTTCTAGGCTTCCATTGTCAGTGACACCCCGGATTCCCTGGGCGTATGGCTCGTAACCCTACGGCCTGGCGAGGACTCGCCGCCCGCCTGTCCAGGGCGGCGAGGCGCTCTGTGCTGCTGCGTCCCGTTACGTCATGCTCTGTGTCCATGATCAGCAACTGGAGCCCGACCGTCAGCAGAGTGATCCGGCGCCCTGCGGCGCCTGTGACATATGCGCTGATCACGCTGTGCTTCCTGGCCTTCGTGACCGGTCCGGCCGCGGGCCTGAACCCGGCCTACGGCTCCGGCGACGCGCTCGTCGCCGCCCAGCGCGCCTACTTCCACCGCTGGGGTGTGGTCCCGGCCGAGCTGTTCCAGGGCTCCCCGAGGGCCGTCCTGACCCCCGCCACGGCCCTGTTCGTCCACGGCAGCTGGGTGCACCTGCTGGGCAACATGCTGTTCCTCTACGTCTTCGGCGTGATGACGGAGCAACGCCTGGGCCCACTGCGGTTCACCGTGTTCTACGTCTGCTGCGGCTACCTCGCCCTACTGGGATACGCGGCCGCCAACGCCACGTCCGAGCAGTCCCTGGTCGGTGCGTCCGGGGCGATCTCGGCGGTCCTGGGCGCGTTTCTGTATCTGTTCCCCGGGGCCCGGGTCACCAGCCTGCTCCCGTTCCTCTTCTTCCTCCCCGTGCGCTTCCCCGCCTGGGTTGTGCTGC
It encodes:
- a CDS encoding rhomboid family intramembrane serine protease; the protein is MISNWSPTVSRVIRRPAAPVTYALITLCFLAFVTGPAAGLNPAYGSGDALVAAQRAYFHRWGVVPAELFQGSPRAVLTPATALFVHGSWVHLLGNMLFLYVFGVMTEQRLGPLRFTVFYVCCGYLALLGYAAANATSEQSLVGASGAISAVLGAFLYLFPGARVTSLLPFLFFLPVRFPAWVVLPFWAALQWLAAGRAPAGPGVAYLAHLVGFGLGFVLAWVRFGRGEGPKGGLGRAVVGDGRATTVKSAPAPTPEGENQP